A single genomic interval of Engystomops pustulosus unplaced genomic scaffold, aEngPut4.maternal MAT_SCAFFOLD_210, whole genome shotgun sequence harbors:
- the LOC140109509 gene encoding uncharacterized protein, which yields MRTGRLELEDPLFAYRRRGGTSQVCAPYTRPLSPATSDYRRRGGTSQVCAPYTRPLSPATSDYRRRGGTSQVCAPYIRPLSPATSDYRRRGGTSQVCAPYTRPLSPATSDYRRRGGTSQVCAPYTRPLSPATSDYRGRGGTSQVCAPYTRPLSPATSDYRRRGGTSQVCAPYTRPLSPATSDYRRRGGTSQVCAPYTRPLSPATSDYRRRGGTSQVCAPYTRPLSPATSDYRRRGGTSQVCAPYTRPLSPATSDYRRRGGTSQVCAPYTRPLSPATSDYRGRGGTSQVCAPYTRPLSTATSDYRRRGGTSQVCAPYTRPLSPATSAYRRRGGTSQVCVPYTRPLSPATSDYRRRGGTSQVCAPYTPAIITCYQ from the exons ATGAGAACAGGGCGACTGGAGCTGGAGGACCCCCTATT tgcctacaggaggagaggagggacatctcaggtgtgtgctccttacacccgcccattatcacctgctaccagtgactacaggaggagaggagggacatctcaggtgtgtgctccttacacccgcccattatcacctgctaccagtgactacaggaggagaggagggacatctcaggtgtgtgctccttacatccggccattatcacctgctaccagtgactacaggaggagaggagggacatctcaggtgtgtgctccttacacccgcccattatcacctgctaccagtgactacaggaggagaggagggacatctcaggtgtgtgctccttacacccgcccattatcacctgctaccagtgactacagggggagaggagggacatctcaggtgtgtgctccttacacccgcccattatcacctgctaccagtgactacaggaggagaggagggacatctcaggtgtgtgctccttacacccgcccattatcacctgctaccagtgactacaggaggagaggagggacatctcaggtgtgtgctccttacacccgcccattatcacctgctaccagtgactacaggaggagaggagggacatctcaggtgtgtgctccttacacccgcccattatcacctgctaccagtgactacaggaggagaggagggacatctcaggtgtgtgctccttacacccgcccattatcacctgctaccagtgactacaggaggagaggagggacatctcaggtgtgtgctccttacacccgcccattatcacctgctaccagtgactacagggggagaggagggacatctcaggtgtgtgctccttacacccggccattatcaactgctaccagtgactacaggaggagaggagggacatctcaggtgtgtgctccttacacccgcccattatcacctgctaccagtgcctacaggaggagaggagggacatctcaggtgtgtgttccttacacccgcccattatcacctgctaccagtgactacaggaggagaggagggacatctcag gtgtgtgctccttacaccccggccattatcacctgctaccagtga